In Candidatus Effluviviaceae Genus I sp., a genomic segment contains:
- a CDS encoding IS3 family transposase (programmed frameshift) encodes MAHHGRYPAEVRERAVRMVFEHEREHGSRWATISSIAPKMGCTAETLRKWVRQAEQDAGLRPGLTTEERERLRELERENRELRRANEILRKASAFFGTGGVRPQTKVMARFIDEHRDAYGVEPICEVLPIAPSTYYEQKARQADPERLPQRAKRDARLREGILRVRAANFEVYGAKKTWQELNRGGIRVARCTVERLMRGMGLAGVVRGRTFKTTTGDGSAVRPPDLVNRDFWATRPNELWVADLTYVATWRGFVYVAFVIDAFSRTIVGWRVSRSLRSDLALDALEQALFSRPDRRELVHHSDRGTQYLSIRYTERLREAGIEPSVGSVGNSYDNALAESVIGLYKTEVILRRGPWRDLEAVEFATLEWVDWFNNRRLLGPIGNIPPAEYEEAYYRSQEAPAMVAGLT; translated from the exons ATGGCACATCACGGGAGGTATCCGGCGGAGGTCCGGGAACGTGCAGTGCGGATGGTGTTCGAGCATGAGCGTGAGCACGGTTCCCGGTGGGCGACGATCAGCTCGATCGCGCCGAAGATGGGCTGCACTGCGGAGACGCTCCGGAAGTGGGTTCGCCAGGCGGAGCAGGATGCGGGTCTGCGTCCTGGCCTGACGACCGAAGAGCGGGAACGTCTCCGGGAGCTGGAGCGGGAGAACCGCGAGCTGAGGCGGGCGAACGAGATCCTGCGGAAGGCGTCGGCCTTTTTCG GCACAGGCGGAGTTCGACCGCAGACAAAAGTGATGGCGCGGTTCATCGACGAACACCGGGACGCGTACGGGGTCGAGCCGATCTGCGAGGTGTTGCCGATCGCCCCGTCGACGTACTACGAGCAGAAGGCGCGACAGGCAGACCCGGAGCGGCTGCCGCAGCGTGCGAAGCGGGATGCGAGGCTGCGGGAAGGCATCCTCCGCGTGCGGGCGGCGAACTTCGAGGTCTACGGGGCGAAGAAGACGTGGCAGGAACTGAACCGCGGAGGAATCAGGGTCGCTCGGTGCACGGTGGAGCGTCTGATGCGCGGGATGGGGCTTGCAGGGGTCGTTCGAGGCCGGACGTTCAAGACCACGACGGGGGACGGTTCAGCGGTCCGGCCGCCCGACTTGGTGAACCGCGACTTCTGGGCGACGCGACCGAACGAGTTGTGGGTGGCAGATCTGACGTATGTGGCGACGTGGCGGGGGTTCGTGTACGTGGCGTTCGTGATCGACGCGTTCTCGAGGACGATCGTTGGGTGGCGGGTGTCGAGGTCGTTGCGGAGCGATCTGGCCCTGGATGCACTGGAGCAGGCGTTGTTCAGCCGTCCGGACAGGCGTGAGCTGGTCCATCACAGCGACCGTGGGACGCAGTACCTGTCGATCCGCTACACGGAGCGTCTGCGGGAGGCGGGCATCGAGCCTTCTGTGGGGAGCGTCGGGAACTCGTACGACAACGCCTTGGCCGAGTCGGTGATCGGGTTGTACAAGACGGAGGTGATCCTGCGGCGCGGGCCGTGGCGTGATCTCGAGGCGGTCGAGTTCGCGACGCTGGAGTGGGTGGACTGGTTCAACAACAGGCGGCTCTTGGGGCCGATCGGGAACATCCCGCCGGCGGAGTACGAAGAGGCGTACTACCGGAGTCAGGAAGCGCCGGCCATGGTGGCCGGACTCACATGA